One genomic segment of Stenotrophomonas sp. 704A1 includes these proteins:
- a CDS encoding DNA-3-methyladenine glycosylase, with product MTSPAAPTGSPPARRARPVTLRWLPAAWTPLPRHFYQRPPTAVAPQLLNKLLVRDDGRAARIVEVEAYAGSEDPAAHSYRGMTARNASMFGEAGHLYVYFSYGMHWAGNVVCGNAGEGVAVLLRAAEPVAGLALMRSLRAAARHDHDLASGPGKLAQAFGLDRRHDGADLVDGSHGLVIADDGMAPPDDPVVGPRIGISRAVDFPWRWHVRDHRHVSVRRRKRP from the coding sequence ATGACATCGCCTGCCGCACCCACCGGTTCTCCTCCGGCACGCCGCGCCCGCCCGGTGACGCTGCGATGGCTGCCGGCCGCCTGGACGCCGCTGCCCCGCCACTTCTACCAGCGCCCGCCCACCGCCGTCGCACCGCAGCTGCTCAACAAGCTGCTGGTCCGTGACGATGGCCGCGCTGCACGCATTGTCGAGGTCGAGGCGTATGCGGGCAGCGAGGATCCAGCCGCGCACTCCTACCGTGGCATGACCGCGCGCAATGCCAGCATGTTCGGCGAGGCCGGCCATCTGTACGTGTATTTCAGCTACGGCATGCACTGGGCCGGCAATGTCGTCTGCGGCAACGCAGGTGAAGGCGTTGCCGTGCTGCTGCGTGCCGCCGAACCGGTTGCGGGGCTGGCGCTGATGCGTTCCCTGCGTGCGGCCGCCCGCCACGATCATGACCTCGCCAGCGGCCCCGGCAAGCTGGCGCAGGCGTTCGGCCTGGATCGGCGGCATGACGGTGCCGACCTGGTGGACGGCAGCCACGGCCTGGTGATCGCCGACGACGGCATGGCGCCACCGGACGACCCGGTGGTGGGGCCGCGCATCGGCATCTCCCGCGCGGTGGATTTTCCTTGGCGCTGGCACGTCCGCGATCACCGTCACGTCTCTGTCCGCCGCAGGAAACGCCCATGA